The Bacillus sp. B-jedd sequence CCAGTTCTTTTTCAATGATTTTCCGAAACTCGTATTTGTATGTTAATGGGTAGAAATTATTGTATGTATCGAGTGTGTAAAAACCATTGTACTGGGCGATGGCGGGGTGGATTCCGATGCTTGCAACCCTGTAATCCTCTTTCGGCCTTCCGATAAACTCGGCAATAGTGGCGAACTGCTCTTCCGCGTAAAACTCCCTGACTGTCGGTTTATCGCGGTAAACAATTTCATCATTGGCTAAAAACAAAACAGCCAGCTGGCCCGCTATGAGAATAACAGCGGTCCTTTTCCACGCGGTCCCCGACTCGGCCATAATTTTCAGAGCAATGGCAAACCAAGTATAAATAACCAACGGCCGGAGAAAGTGGAAGCGCGCAAAGTTGAATGTATCAAGAAAATGAAAACGCTCCGTCAACGGAAGCCAGCCTTTGTAAAACCAGAAAGCATACCATACCGACAACGCGGCGTTCAGCACAAACAATCCCAGAAAAAGCTTTTCCTTCCGCCAAATCTTCCTTTCGGCCACGATGAGAAGCGCAATAAACGCGGCAGCCGTAATAAACAGGCCGTGAACCGTCATGACATGCGTATGGCCCAGGAAAAAATTCCTTACCGCCAGCCAAGCTGACTCCAGGAACGTCAGCCGCGCATGGAAATACTCATCTCGGCTGTTTGGTTCATGGTCGAACAAAAACGAATAGACCAGCCTGTATTCCACAATCAAATACATGGCAGTCATCAAAACAATACCGAGTAAAAAGCGAAGGTTCCAGCTTTTCTTCCGTATGGCATCTGCCAGCCAAAAAAGGCCCGCCGCCACAATAAAAAAGAAGAAACCTAAAACGAAGCTTGAATAGAAGGGAAGAAGAATGAGGACCAGCCAATTCACCATCCGCTTTTCTCCCATTCTTATATTCAACAAAGCCCAAGCTGCAAGCGGCATGCCTAAAGTACTCAGCATACCTGACGGCCAGAAAGGCGTCAGTGCGAAAGCTACCGCGGCAAATGTAATTATCCAATTTAAGCCTGATTCCTTGATGACATGCTTTTTAAGCAGAAGGTACATGCCAATGAATGCAACAATCCTGGTAATTGCCAGGCTAACCGTATAGGCCGCCATAGGCGGCAGAAGGGCATGCAGCCAAACAATCCCGCTCAGTTCGGGTCCGAATGCATTCCGCGACAGCTCCCCGTTTATTATTTGCGGGATGGCGGCATTGACCGGACCGAATATTTCCCCGCTTTCCGCGAGTACTTTATACCAGGCGATATTGGAATCGAGATTATCGTGGACTCTGATATGGGCATTTTCTCCAAGTAAGATAAGCGGAGACAAATAGACTGCCAGCAGGAAAAAGGCGATCCCAATCTGATATCTTTCCTGTTTTCCAGCGCCAATTCCCGCCATTCTCTCCCCGCCTTTCCCTCAATTGATCATCCTGTATGCAAATGAATTTCCACCTAATACGTTTGCCCCTGTCATAGTATCTCTTCAAAAGTTGAATTTTATTCCTTTTTTGCTGCTCATAGAGTATTGATGCGTTTCAACAAAATTATGCAAAAAGATAGAAAATTCGATATTTTTTTGTTGCAAAAAGAATTCATTTTATCTATATTTACGTTAAATACTATATTTATATATCTTATATTGAATCTCCAAAGGGGAAATTATATGAAAAGGTTCTTGTTTATTGTTATTCTTTTCTTTATGGGAATTGTAGCTGCCCAGCCCGGGCTGCCAAATGCTTTTGCAGGAAACTTATCTAAGGAATTTGCGGAAGAAACTGGTACTCTTCGAAATAAGGACCACGGCATACTGACAGTCCTTTCCTACCATGTAGTAAACGAAGTAACAGGAAAGCCTTTTCTCATGCCGAGTTCCGTCGTGGAAAGCGGTAATCAAGAAATCGCCAAGCTGGCTGAATTCTTAACAAAAGGAAAAGAAACAGAATATGAAAAATCGAAGGCTATTTATATATGGGTCACCGAGAATCTAGAATATGATGCTGATACATATTTTGACGCTATTCGAGGGGTTCCTTTTGATGTTAAATCTGCCATGGAAACATTCTATACGAGAAAAGCAATGTGTATGGGTTTTTCTCATTTGAATGCGGCATTGCACAGAGCAGCCGGAATAGAGGCGAAAGTCGTCTATGGAAATAACCATGCATGGAATGAAATTAAAGTGGATGGCCGCTGGACTCCTCAGGATACTACTAAAGGGGCAGGCTATATAGATGGCCGGAGCAGGCAGTTTGTCCATAAGCCAACTATGGATTACCTTACCTATTCCGACATGGTAAAAGAAGGAGAATATCTTTGGTAATCAAAGCTAGTTTTCTCTAAAGCCTTTCAGTCACTTCCTGATTAGTCAGGAAGTGTTTTTTTTATAATTCTATGAATGATGTTTTCCGTTTAAGGAGTTTGTCCATAATGGTAATCAAGATCCAGATACTAATTTTACTCATCTATTTTGCCTGGTTCACCTGATTATTTTGAAATAACTCCTCTTGCCTTTAAGGAGGCCCTTATGCCAAGCCGTTTATATATTCACTTTTTGCGTCTGCCTGTCCTGATCCGGATTTTGTTTCTCACCCTGCTTTTCTTTCTCGCATTCGGAATTATCATTCGTTTACTGGAGCCCAAAACCTTCTTAACAATTTATGATGGGATTTGGTGGGCAATCATTACCGCAACAACTGTCGGGTACGGTGATTATGTCCCGCAGTCGCTGGCGGGAAGGGCGGCCGCGGTTCTGCTTATTTTGTTCGGCGCAGGACTCGTTTCGTTTTATCTTGTCTCAGTGGCTACGGCTGCGGTCACAAAACAAAATGCCTTTTCGGAAGGAAAACTTGCCTATAAAGGCATGAAGCATATTGTCATTGTCGGCTGGAATGAGCGTTCAAGGGAGATTATTAACAAGCTGAACGTATCTGGAATGCCATCCGATATTGTCCTCATTGATGAAACACTCGAAGAAAATCCGGTTGACTCAAAATATATTCACTTTATTAAAGGAAAGCCGCATATTGACGGGACCATTTTGAAAGGGAATGTCTCGAAAGCAGAATTAGTCCTGATTACAGCAGACCATGGCCACGAGGAGATACAGGCGGATATGAATTCCATCCTGACATTACTCACCATAAAAGGCCTCTGCCCTGATGTGAAATGCATAGTCGAAATTCTGACTCCGGAACAAGCCGTAAACGCAAAAAGGGCTGGCGCAGACGAGGTACTCCAATCAAACAGGCTGACTAGTATTTTTATGTTAAGCAGCCTGCATTCCAGGGGAGCCGGTCTGCTAATGGAGATCATTGGGGAACTTCAGGAGAACAGACTTGCAATGGAGGAAGCCAGCGAACAGTTTGCAGGTAAAAGTTTTGCGGAAATGAAACAACTTTGGCCAGGAAAGGAGAGCCTCCTGGTTGGCATTAAAAGAGGCGAGGAGCTGCTACTCAATCCTCCCCTCACCTTTACAGTCCAAAGCGGGGATCAGCTAATTTTGCTCAAATAAAAAACCGGAAGCTGATTGCTGCTTCCGGTTTTCAAGAAAACTATCATAGGAGGGCTGCTTCTAGCTTCCTGACCAGATCATCGGCGATGTTCAAATACTCCGTATCAATGGGCGCATCCTTATCCTCCGGTGCCTGGAACTGGTTAACCGAAGCTGAGACGTTCCCGATATTTCCTTCTTCATCCAGATCATCTTCGTATTGGTGGGCAAGCAGGAATGGTGTCCCTATCCTCACTCTTGGATTCCCCCCATCCAATTGGCCTTCAACAGCCTGAAAGGGAATTCTGAAAAAGTGGTACGTACCGTCATCATTAATCTTATAATCAAAAAAGCCTTTGTCATAATCCCAGTTGCCACCGACACTGTAGCCAAGCGGCTTTAAAGAATCCTCCAGAGCCTTGAAGGAGAAATCCTTCCCTTCAACATTAGTTTTTATCGGAATCATAGCAGCTCCTCTTTTCCTCATAATTTTTGCAAAAGAGTCACCGGCAGCCGATAGGCTATTTCAGGCGTTTTTCAAGCTCGGCCTTTTTCTCTTCATAGCCCGGCTTGCCGAGAAGCGCGAACATATTTACTTTGTAAGCCTCCACGCCCGGCTGGTCAAACGGATTGACACCAAGCAGATAGCCGCTCATCGCGCATGCTTTTTCAAAGAAATAAACAAGATAACCGAAAGTGTATTCATCCATGGCCGGAATGGAAACGATCAGATTGGGGACACCGCCGTCCGTATGGGCAAGCATTGTACCTTCAAATGCTTTATTATTAACGAAATCAACCGTCTCTCCCGCCAAATAATTCAATCCGTCAAGATCATTGGCCTCTTTTTCAATGGTGAGCTCATACCGTGGTTTTTCCACTTTAATGATCGTTTCAAACATGTCGCGGCGGCCTTCCTGAACATATTGCCCCAATGAATGCAGGTCTGTCGAAAAATTGGCCGAAGCTGGGAAAATCCCTTTCTGGTCCTTTCCTTCACTCTCCCCGAACAACTGCTTCCACCATTCACTGAAATATTGAAGCCCCGGCTCATAGTTGACGAGCATTTCAATCGTTTTGCCTTTATTGTACAAGGCATTCCTTACTGCGGCGTATTGGTAGGCTTCGTTATCCTCGAGCTCGGAACCGCTGTAATCATTCATCGCCTGGGCGGCACCCTTCATCATGGCTTCAATGTCCGCCCCGCTTACTGCGATTGGCAGCAGTCCGACTGCAGTCAAGACAGAGTAGCGTCCGCCAACATCATCCGGAATGACAAATGTTTCATAGCCCTCTTCATCGGAAAGAGTCTTCAGTGCGCCGCGCGCTTTGTCTGTTGTCGCGTATACACGTTTCCGGGCTTCCTCTTCTCCGTATTTTTCAATGAGAAGCTTCCTGAACAGCCTGAACGCCAAAGCCGGCTCAGTAGTTGTTCCTGATTTTGAAATGACATTGATGGAGAAGTCTTTGCCTTCAATCAGGCTGATGACATCCTGCATGTATGTCGATGAGATATTGTTGCCCGCAAAAATGATTTGTGGCGTGCCGCGTTTCTCCGCCGCCATGGCATTGTAGAATGTGTTGCCGAGCATTTCAAGCGCTGCACGCGCGCCAAGATACGAACCGCCAATGCCAATGACGATCAGAACATCGGAGTCGGATTTGATTTTTTCAGCAGCTTTTTGGATACGGGAAAATTCCTCTTTGTCATAATTCTCGGGGAGATCGATCCAGCCGAGATAATCGCTTCCCGCTCCTGTTTTTTCGTGCAGGGAATGGTGGGCGACTTTAACAGCGTCGCGCAGGTAGGTCAGTTCGTGCTCGCCAAAGAAACCGAGCGCTTTCGAATAGTCAAAACGGATATGTGTCATCTTGGAACCTCCGTGTTTTATTGTTATCATACCCACTTTACCCAAAGGAAATCGTATAAGCAAGGAACTTCCTTCCATGAAAGCGCGCCCATTTTCGATAATTTCATGGCTGGGCTCCTTTCATGGTATTTCGGAAATTTAGGCGCCTATATATTCTGTTTTTTAAGCTCTGTTATCCTTGATTGTTAATTTCCACTCCGGGGACATGCTTTCCGCGGGGCGAAGCATCTACTTGAACTAACATCATGAGAAACATCCATGAATTTGCTTCGTGCAGCTTTGCGACGAGTTGAAGGTTCGCTTCCCGAATAGTCTGTGGCGCAGGAGCATTCTTTATGGAGCCTCCTCGGCGTCATAGACGCCTGTTTGTCCAGCTGCACAGGGAAGGCTTCGGCAGCATAGACCCACGCACGAAGAAAAAGCGATAGCACAAGGAAAGCTTCCATGAGAAACATCGCACGAGATTATGCGTTAGCATAATGGAGGATTTTCGAGGAGCGCCTAGCCCCTCGAGGTCGCTTCGCAAAACCAAGTCTTCCTATATCGGGGCTGCCCACAAAGGAAAGCTTCTGCGAATAGTCATCGCAGGGACACAAAGGAAAGCTTCCATGAAAGATCATCGCAGAGACAGGCGAACTTGCCTGGCGCGAGGCGGTTTTTGCCTGTCACGAAGGCGCTTTCGCTTTTCGAGGGGTCTCCACGTGCCGCTGCATCCCGCCGGAGTCAGTCCCCTCCGTTCCAATCAACTTCATTGAAAATCAACACTCACCTTTAACTGAGCCTTTTTTTTAAAAAGCTGCCGGCCTAAAAAGGCTGGCAGCTTTTGCTTATGGTACTATTCAAAAAGACTTACAAGGAAGCCCGTAAAATAGCTTCGACATCGTCACGGTCAAGAGTGGCAAAGCCGCCGAATTCCCCGTTTGCCATCGCTTTGTCCGCCATCAGGCCAATTTTGCTGTCATCGATATCATAATCGGCCAGCCTTGACGGCGCCCCGATACTGTTCCAGAATTCACGCAGTTTTTCGATTCCCTCGAGTCCTGCCTCCTCATCGGTTTTTCCTGAAGGATCTACTCCAAACACGCGGACTGCCATTTGCTTGAACCGTGCCGGATCTTCCTTCAGGTTATGTTTCATCCAATTCGGGAAGATGATGGCAAGGCCGCCGCCATGCGGGATATCATATACAGCAGAAACGGCATGTTCAATATTGTGTGTAGCCCAGTCACCGCGGAAGCCCATATTAATTATCCCGTTGAGAGCCATCGTTCCGCAATAAAGGAGCGTCTCTCGGTATTCATAATTTTCAAGCTCCCCGATTGCCTTCGGTGCGGTTTCCATTACCGTTTGAAGAAGCGCCTCACACATCCTGTCCTGATAAGGCGTATTGGTGGCTTTATGGAAGTAATGCTCAAATGTATGAGACATCATATCGACAATCCCATAAATTGTCTGGTCCTTTGGCACTGTGTAAGTATTGACCGGATCAAGGATGGAGAACTTAGGCATAGTAATCACCCCTGCGCCCCAGCCGTATTTTTCATTTGTCTCCCAATTGGTAATGACAGATCCGCCATTCATTTCCGAGCCTGTCGCCGCGAGGGTAAGCACAGTCCCGAATGGCAGGGCTTCTTTTGCTTCCGCTTTTTTAATGACAAGATCCCAAGGATCACCATTATATTTTGCTCCGGCTGCAATCAGTTTCGTGCAATCAATCACGCTTCCTCCGCCTACAGCAAGAAGCAGGTCAATTCCTTCCGTTTTGCAGATATCGACGCCTTTTCTGGCAGTGGAAACACGCGGGTTCGGCTCCACTCCGCCAAGTTCAAAAACTTGTGCGCCAATTTCATTCAACAGGGAGGTCACCTTATCGTAAAGCCCGTTTCGTTTAATGCTTCCTCCTCCATAAACGAGGAGCACCTTTTTCCCATATTTCGGGACTTCATTTTTCAGTTCTGTCAATTGGCCTTTGCCGAATAGTAAACGCACCGGATTATGAAAGATAAAATTATCCATTGTAACTCCTCCTTTTCACACACTATTATTTATTATCCCATCACGAATTGCAAAAACTACGAATGCCGAAAAATCATTTTTTGTCACAGAAGTTAAGCCATGTATAATTTTTCGGAAAGTGTCCACATTAATAACGATAAGAACTTAAAGGAGGATAACTATGAGTAC is a genomic window containing:
- a CDS encoding DUF6044 family protein; this translates as MAGIGAGKQERYQIGIAFFLLAVYLSPLILLGENAHIRVHDNLDSNIAWYKVLAESGEIFGPVNAAIPQIINGELSRNAFGPELSGIVWLHALLPPMAAYTVSLAITRIVAFIGMYLLLKKHVIKESGLNWIITFAAVAFALTPFWPSGMLSTLGMPLAAWALLNIRMGEKRMVNWLVLILLPFYSSFVLGFFFFIVAAGLFWLADAIRKKSWNLRFLLGIVLMTAMYLIVEYRLVYSFLFDHEPNSRDEYFHARLTFLESAWLAVRNFFLGHTHVMTVHGLFITAAAFIALLIVAERKIWRKEKLFLGLFVLNAALSVWYAFWFYKGWLPLTERFHFLDTFNFARFHFLRPLVIYTWFAIALKIMAESGTAWKRTAVILIAGQLAVLFLANDEIVYRDKPTVREFYAEEQFATIAEFIGRPKEDYRVASIGIHPAIAQYNGFYTLDTYNNFYPLTYKYEFRKIIEKELDKNSTIKEYFDTWGGRCYIFTSELGKRYMVKKDSKRSLKHLELNTAQFKKMGGEYIFSALPIRNAADNGLLLERTFVSKDSAWKIYLYKAL
- a CDS encoding transglutaminase domain-containing protein; translation: MKRFLFIVILFFMGIVAAQPGLPNAFAGNLSKEFAEETGTLRNKDHGILTVLSYHVVNEVTGKPFLMPSSVVESGNQEIAKLAEFLTKGKETEYEKSKAIYIWVTENLEYDADTYFDAIRGVPFDVKSAMETFYTRKAMCMGFSHLNAALHRAAGIEAKVVYGNNHAWNEIKVDGRWTPQDTTKGAGYIDGRSRQFVHKPTMDYLTYSDMVKEGEYLW
- a CDS encoding potassium channel family protein; the protein is MPSRLYIHFLRLPVLIRILFLTLLFFLAFGIIIRLLEPKTFLTIYDGIWWAIITATTVGYGDYVPQSLAGRAAAVLLILFGAGLVSFYLVSVATAAVTKQNAFSEGKLAYKGMKHIVIVGWNERSREIINKLNVSGMPSDIVLIDETLEENPVDSKYIHFIKGKPHIDGTILKGNVSKAELVLITADHGHEEIQADMNSILTLLTIKGLCPDVKCIVEILTPEQAVNAKRAGADEVLQSNRLTSIFMLSSLHSRGAGLLMEIIGELQENRLAMEEASEQFAGKSFAEMKQLWPGKESLLVGIKRGEELLLNPPLTFTVQSGDQLILLK
- a CDS encoding YugN-like family protein → MIPIKTNVEGKDFSFKALEDSLKPLGYSVGGNWDYDKGFFDYKINDDGTYHFFRIPFQAVEGQLDGGNPRVRIGTPFLLAHQYEDDLDEEGNIGNVSASVNQFQAPEDKDAPIDTEYLNIADDLVRKLEAALL
- a CDS encoding glucose-6-phosphate isomerase; the protein is MTHIRFDYSKALGFFGEHELTYLRDAVKVAHHSLHEKTGAGSDYLGWIDLPENYDKEEFSRIQKAAEKIKSDSDVLIVIGIGGSYLGARAALEMLGNTFYNAMAAEKRGTPQIIFAGNNISSTYMQDVISLIEGKDFSINVISKSGTTTEPALAFRLFRKLLIEKYGEEEARKRVYATTDKARGALKTLSDEEGYETFVIPDDVGGRYSVLTAVGLLPIAVSGADIEAMMKGAAQAMNDYSGSELEDNEAYQYAAVRNALYNKGKTIEMLVNYEPGLQYFSEWWKQLFGESEGKDQKGIFPASANFSTDLHSLGQYVQEGRRDMFETIIKVEKPRYELTIEKEANDLDGLNYLAGETVDFVNNKAFEGTMLAHTDGGVPNLIVSIPAMDEYTFGYLVYFFEKACAMSGYLLGVNPFDQPGVEAYKVNMFALLGKPGYEEKKAELEKRLK
- a CDS encoding iron-containing alcohol dehydrogenase, which translates into the protein MDNFIFHNPVRLLFGKGQLTELKNEVPKYGKKVLLVYGGGSIKRNGLYDKVTSLLNEIGAQVFELGGVEPNPRVSTARKGVDICKTEGIDLLLAVGGGSVIDCTKLIAAGAKYNGDPWDLVIKKAEAKEALPFGTVLTLAATGSEMNGGSVITNWETNEKYGWGAGVITMPKFSILDPVNTYTVPKDQTIYGIVDMMSHTFEHYFHKATNTPYQDRMCEALLQTVMETAPKAIGELENYEYRETLLYCGTMALNGIINMGFRGDWATHNIEHAVSAVYDIPHGGGLAIIFPNWMKHNLKEDPARFKQMAVRVFGVDPSGKTDEEAGLEGIEKLREFWNSIGAPSRLADYDIDDSKIGLMADKAMANGEFGGFATLDRDDVEAILRASL